The Nitrospirota bacterium genome has a segment encoding these proteins:
- a CDS encoding cold-shock protein has product MAKGTVKWFNTSKGYGFLSQENGEDVFVHFSAIQGDGYKSLNEGDTVEFEVTNGAKGPQASSVVKV; this is encoded by the coding sequence ATGGCAAAAGGTACAGTTAAGTGGTTTAACACCAGCAAAGGTTACGGTTTTCTTTCCCAGGAAAATGGAGAAGACGTATTTGTCCATTTTTCAGCAATTCAAGGAGATGGCTACAAATCGTTAAACGAAGGCGACACGGTTGAATTTGAAGTTACCAATGGAGCAAAAGGACCCCAGGCATCTTCTGTTGTGAAGGTATAA
- a CDS encoding DUF2914 domain-containing protein, with translation MFKKHLISMGCMGVFLIVLSASLCYGAESLSQEIKVEEGFVSADSGQLVSSTRQPIPVFYNDAGKFYAVTKISKGPENTQIKHLWFLRDQIILDATLPVKENQTRAVSGLIMKPNWMGKWRVDITSADGTLLYSIPFVVKRKPENIQANDANSSSSEHLETAPLPISGSPTIKP, from the coding sequence ATGTTTAAAAAACATTTAATTTCAATGGGTTGCATGGGTGTGTTTCTAATAGTCCTGAGCGCCTCATTATGTTATGGAGCCGAAAGCCTTTCACAGGAAATCAAGGTCGAAGAGGGTTTTGTTTCTGCGGACTCCGGGCAGCTTGTTTCATCCACCCGACAGCCGATTCCGGTCTTTTACAATGACGCTGGCAAATTTTACGCAGTCACCAAAATAAGCAAAGGACCGGAAAATACCCAGATTAAACATCTCTGGTTTTTAAGGGATCAAATCATTTTAGACGCTACATTGCCCGTTAAGGAAAATCAGACACGGGCGGTGAGCGGATTGATCATGAAACCCAATTGGATGGGAAAATGGAGAGTTGATATCACGTCGGCTGACGGAACCCTTCTTTATTCCATCCCTTTTGTTGTAAAACGGAAACCGGAAAATATTCAGGCAAATGACGCAAACTCTAGTTCAAGCGAGCATTTGGAAACTGCTCCTCTTCCAATCTCCGGCTCCCCCACGATCAAGCCCTAA